The DNA window GGTATTGATGATTACACTGACACTGACCGCGGGAACCTGTTTCCTGATGTGGGTTGGTGAACAGATTACGGAAAAAGGTGTCGGCAACGGCATTTCGTTAATCATCTTTGCCGGTATCGTGGCACGGATGCCGGCCGGCATCCAGGTCATTATGGAATACTTACGGACCGGTACCATCAACTTTTTCCAAGCCGGTTTGTTCGCTTTAATCGCGATTGTGATGATCGTGATTGTTGTCGCGGTAACGCAGGGTGCGCGTCGCATTCCCGTTCAGTATTCCAAACGAGTTGTCGGTCGTAAAATGTATGGCGGACACTCTTCACACTTGCCTTTGAAAGTCAATCAGGCCGGTGTTATTCCCATCATTTTCGCATCGTCGATTTTGATGTTGCCGATCACCCTGGCACAATTCATCAATGTCCCGTGGGTCAAAGAGATGGCGAATCTCTTTACTTGGGGAACGGTATTAAATACCGTACTGTATGCGATTTTGATTATTTTCTTTACCTACTTCTACACGGCGATCTCTGTCAATATTACGGATATTGCCGATAATATGAAAAAGTACGGTGGCTTTGTTCCCGGCATCCGTCCGGGTAAACCGACCGCTGATTACTTGGATCGCGTATTGACGCGGATCACACTCGCCGGCGCATTTTTCCTGGCGTTTGTGGCAGTACTTCCCAACATTTTGGGAAACATCACCGGCATTCAAGGTGTATACTTTGGTGGGACGGCTCTCTTGATCGTGGTAGGTGTCGCCCTGGATACAATGAAACAAATTGAATCGATGATGATTACGCGTCATTATGAAGGTTTCATGAAGTAAGGAGATGGGAACGATGTACATTTTGTTAATGGGACCGCCCGGCGCCGGTAAAGGTACGCAAGCGGAACGACTCATCGAAAAGTATGGGATTCCTCAAATTTCGACGGGCGATATGTTCCGCGCGGCCGTAAAAAACGGTACGCCGCTCGGTTTGGAAGCAAAAAAACATATGGATAACGGTACGCTGGTACCCGATGAAGTGACGATCGGCATTGTTCGCGAGCGCTTGGCGCAACCGGATGCGCGTGACGGCTTCATCTTGGACGGTTTCCCGCGTACGACGGCACAGGCGGTAGCGTTGGATGCGATTCTGCGTGAACTTAATATCACGCTGGACGGCATTATCAATATTGCGGTTCCGAATGAAGAATTGGTCCGCCGCACCAGCGGTCGGCTGATTTGCCGCACATGTGGTGCGACGTATCATAAAGCGTTTAATCCGCCGCAAAAAGCCGGTGTCTGCGATAAAGACGGTGGCGAGTTGTACCAACGTGACGACGATCAGGAAGCGGTCGTCAAAGAACGTTTAGCCGTCTACGGACAACAGACCAAGCCCTTGATCGATTACTACAAAAACAACGGACATTATGTAGAAATTGACGGGCTGCAGGATATGGAAGACGTCTTCAAAGACATCGTTACCGCTTTGGAAAAGAAGGACGGACAATGATCATTCTGCGATCCGCCCGCGAGATCGAGCGCATTGCCGCTGCCGGCAAAATCGCCGCGCAGACATTGCAACTGCTCGCCAGTAAAGCGGTTCCCGGTATTTCTACCTGGGAACTGGATCAAATAGCGGAAGAATACATTGTTCAGCAAGGAGCCATTCCTGAATGCAAAGGGTATTACGGATTTCCGGGCTCGGTTTGTATTTCGGTGAATGAAGGCGTAGTGCATGGCATCCCCTCCAAACGAGTGATTCTCAAAGAGGGAGATATCGTCAGTCTGGATTTGGTGGTTACCAAAGACGGATTTATGGGCGATACTGCGATGACAGTGCCGGTTGGCGAGATCAGTCCGAAAACGCAACAGCTTTTGGACGTCACGCAGGGGGCGCTCGCAGCAGGCATCGCCGCTGCCGTAGTCGGCAACCATGTCGGTGATATCGGTCACGCGGTCTCGGCGTTTGTCGAGCCGTACCATTACGGCGTAGTTAAAGAATACGTCGGACACGGTATCGGCACCGAAATGCATGCGGAACCGGAAGTACCGAATTACGGCACTCCGCACACCGGCGATCGGCTGGAGGCGGGGATGATTCTTTGTATCGAGCCGATGATCAATCTCGGCACCGCACAGGTGCGCACTTTAAAAGACGGCTGGACTGTCGTAACCAAGGATCGCAAACCGTCCGCTCACTTTGAGCATACGATTGCGATTACCGACGACGGCCCCCGCATTTTGACGGAGCGCTCATGACCGAAACCAGACCGCTCTCTCCCGGCACTATCGTTGAGGCGACTGCCGGACGCGAACGGGGACAATGGTTCGTGGTACTGCGTTGTCATGATGCCTCGTATGTGGAGCTTGCCGACGGACGCAAACGTCCGGTTGCACAGCCCAAAACAAAGAATCGTCGACATGTGCGCATACGCGTCGCCGCCGATTCGGATGCGGCCTATCGCCGCACGCATCCTCATTCGCCGTGGCGGGATGAAGAAATCCGCGCCGCGATTACCCAAGCAAAAGCTGCACTGCAAAAAGGAGGCTTTGATGAGCAAGGAAGATGTCATTGAAGTAGAGGGTAAAGTCGTTGAAGCGTTACCGAACGCCATGTTCAAAGTGAAGCTTGAAAACAGCCACATTGTTCTGGCGCATGTATCCGGTAAAATGCGGATGAATTTTATCCGTATCCTTCCGGGTGACCGAGTCACTTTGGAATTGACTCCGTACGATTTAAATCGGGGCCGGATCACCTATCGCTTCAAGTAAGACCCTGTTAAAGGAGGTTCAACATGAAAGTCAGACCGTCCGTAAAAAAGGTTTGCGATAAATGCAAAATTATTAAACGCAAAGGCCGTGTCATGGTCATTTGCGAAAACCCGAAACATAAACAACGTCAAGGATAAGAATAGGAGGTGGAGAGTAGATGGCACGTATAGCCGGTGTAGACTTACCCCGTGATAAGCGCGTTGAGATTGGCTTAACCTATATTTATGGTATCGGCCTCACTCTTTCCAAAAAGGTATTGGAAAAGACCGGTGTAAATCCGGATACGCGGGTCCGCGACCTCACTGAAGATGAAGTTGCGAAACTGCGTGAAGCTTTGGACGAATATAAAGTAGAAGGCGATCTGCGTCGTGAAGAATCGCTTAATATTAAACGTTTAGTGGAAATCAATTCGTATCGTGGTCGCCGTCACCGTGCAGGATTGCCGGTCAACGGTCAACGCACGAAAACGAATGCCCGTACACGCAAAGGTCCGAAGAAGACCATTGCCGGTAAAAAGAAATAAGAAGTAAAGGAGGGGACTTAAGTTGGCTAAAGCAAGAACCAAACGTAAAGAAAAGAAACACGTAGAGTCGGGGGCTGCACACATCCGCTCGACCTTCAATAACACGATCGTAACGATTACCGATACGAACGGCAACACCCTTTCCTGGGCTTCTGCCGGCGGATTAGGTTTCCGCGGATCTCGTAAAAGCACTCCCTTTGCTGCGCAAATGGCCGCTGAACAGGCAGCTAAAGCAGCGATGGAACAAGGCTTGCGGGAAGTAGAAGTATATGTAAAGGGTCCGGGATCCGGCCGTGAAGCCGCGATCCGTGCGCTGCAAGCAGCGGGCCTTGATGTCAACATGATTAAGGACGTAACACCGATTCCCCATAACGGTTGCCGCCCCCCGAAACGCAGACGTGTCTGAGCGTCTCTTTTGGGTGGTGTCAGTTGTATAGGAGGAGGTTTACCGCATGATAGAAGAGAAGAATTTTGACATCGAAACAGTCGAACTGTCGGCTGACGAACGGTACGGTAAATTTGTTTGTGAACCGCTGGATCGCGGTTACGGCATTACCTTGGGTAACAGCTTGCGGCGCGTTTTGCTGTCCTCATTGGACGGCGTCGCCATTACCTCCATTAAAATCGATGGCGTATTGCACGAATTCTCCACCATCCCCGGTGTCCGGGAAGACGTGACCGATATCATCCTGAACCTCAAAAAAGTGTGCTTTAAAGCACACAGCGAAGCGGAATTTCCGTTAGAAGTCCGGGTCGATATAGAAAAAGAAGGCCAATTCACGGCCGGCGACATCGTCGTTCCGTCGGAATTGGAAATCTTGAACAGCGATCTGCACATTGCCACACTCGACAACGATGCTCATGTGGTAATGACGCTTACCATTGATCGCGGTCACGGCTATGTGCCGGCGACGAAGAACAAGAGAGAAGATGACGCGATCGGCGTCATCCCGATCGATTCGATTTTCTCGCCGATTTTACGGGCGAACTACAAAGTAGAAGATACCCGCGTCGGCAACGAACTCGACTACGATAAAATGACATTGGAACTGACCACTGACGGCTCGATTGGAGCCAAGGACGCCGTAGCGAAAGCAGCGACCATCCTGGTCATGTACCTGCGTCATTTCCAAAATATCGCGACCGACCGTGACCTCATCGCTGTCAGCACGAACTTCGACAACGAAGAGGAAACGGCGACGGAACCGGAAATTGATTTCGAATCGATCCGTATTGAAGAATTGGAACTTTCCGTTCGGGCCTTCAACTGCCTGAAACGCGCCAATATCAATACGCTTGCGGACTTGCTCAAAAAGACCGAAGATGACTTAACGAAAGTACGCAACTTGGGTAAAAAATCGATTGAAGAAATCAAAGAACGCCTGACCGAATATGACGGTCACGGTTTGACCTTGAAACAAAAGGACGAATAGAGGAGGAAAAAAATGGCCTACAGCAAGTTGGGACGCAATACCGCAGCACGTAAAGCGTTGTTGCGCAACATGGTGACCTCCCTGCTCCAGCATGAACGCATTGAAACGACGGAAACGAAAGCAAAAGAACTGCGGCGCGTAGCGGATCAGATGATTACGCTCGGCAAACGTGGTGATTTACATGCCCGTCGTCAAGCTTTAGCTTTCATCATGGATGAAGGGATTGTATCCAAACTGTTCGGCGAAATTGCTGAAAAGTACGCTGACCGTGAAGGCGGTTACACACGCGTGCTGAAAATCAGCCCCCGTAAAGGGGACGCCGCTCCGATGGCAATCATCGAGTTGGTATAATGAAAAAAAGATCGTGCGCCTGCACGATCTTTTTTTATTACCGCCTTACGTTGTATTCGGCATACCGAAACGCGCGCCGTAAGCAAATTACTTTGTCAGAATTCGGTACAGAGAAAATAAAAAAATCTTGGCGCTGCGGCGGCGTTATGGTATACTATTTTAGTAATGCGCCTATAGCTCAGGGGATAGAGCACCGGTCTCCGGAACCGGGTGCGCAGGTTCGATTCCTGCTAGGCGCACCAGCATAATAAAGGCCTCTCGAAAATTCGAGAAGCCTTTTTTTATGTTTGAGCCCAATTTGAGCCTAATTTATTTCAAATTCTTTGAAAAACACTATATATTATTCCCCCTTTTCTTTTCCAAACGTCCGATATATCTCAAACCATTCAAAATACCATATTCTATTTTTTCTAATATCACTAAATTCACCTAATTATAGGACGTTTTCAAATTTTTAGTCCCGTCCCAGCCCCAGTACCGGAGAAATATTGTTTTAATATAATATCTCTTTTTGTCTTCTAAGCTCTTAAAAGTAAAAGAACAGGTAAAGAGTCAAGACAAGGATAAAAAGTCCATATTAGGGCAAATAGAAAGCTTTAAGACGGATGATAAAGCTAAGTCAAATAAGAAAGATCATAGCAAAGGTATAGAAAGATAAATATCGGCAGTCTCGGACTGTCTTTATTTTTTTGTTAATTTTTTATCAAATTTATACACACCTATACAAATATATATAAACTCATAAAAGATAAAGGCGTATAAAAAAATTTATCTTAATTACAGCAATCGCATTTTAAATTGAGATGTTCGCAAGCTAGATTACGGACTTCACTAGGAAGTTTTCCCTTATATCTTTTGTAATAAATGGAAAATTTGCTATGAGATGTGTATCCGACAGATTCAGCTATTTCCTTTATAGGAAGTTTGGTATTTAAGAGAAGAGTCTCAGCCATATTCATTCTTTTTCTTTGGGTGTATTCTGTAATGCCTTGACCATATTTTTCTTTGAACAAGTTTTTTAATTTAGTCCCGCTCATCTTAGAAATTTTTTCAAGGGTTTCCTGATTTACATTCATGGTGAAATGATCGTCTAAGAATCTTGCTACATCTTCAAGTGCTTTATCATCATCAATTTCAATTTTATATTTTTTTCTATTTAAGTAGGTATCTATTACTATACTTATCCATTCATTTGCTTTGGCTTTTAAGAAAAAATCAGCGGCAGGAGCGTCCATCTTACAATTTAATATTTCCATTGCTACTTTTTCTAAAGACTTTGTAAGTATAATTTGATTCGTTTGAAGTAAGGTCGAATAAAAAGATTCTGGATCAATATTAATGGATGATAGGTGCTTTTCCAAAAGTTCTCTTTTAAAGCCTATAGAAACAGAAAGATAATATGAATTCTCGTGTAATAAAAACAGGAAGTCATCTCTTATATTATCAAAATCAAGAGTGCATAAAGAGTTTGCAGTCAAAGTTTGATAAGGACTAAATTTCTCGCCATTTGCGCTGACGATGTAGCTTGAATAGATTGAAACATAGTCTGACATACTATAAGTACTATTTTGAATAACTTCTTCTCTGATATAAAAATCGTGGACATCAATAATGAAGCCATCTCCTTCATAAAACCAATAAAGCCCTTCTGCATGAGTTGAATTATTTTTGCTCCAACAAAATGTATGTCCGGCACTTGAATATTTTCTATTGTTTTTACATTCATCTACCTTCATATAATCTTTTACAAAATCATAATAAGTCATAACACACTATCCCCTTTAGACAATATTCCAATTAGCCCTAAATTCGACAAGCCATTGTATTAGTAATCATACCCGATGTACAATAAAAAGGCAATGATAATTACTATCAACAAAGCAAATTTATATCTAAACGGGATATCAAAGAAAAGGGAGATAATATTATGAAGATTTATAAAAAGCTATTTGCTTATGTACAAGACAAAAAATATCTTGGATTTTTCGCTATAATTTTTTCTGTTATATCTGCAGTAATTACAGTATATGGATACTATTTAATTTACAGATTTTTAGACAATTTAATTATCCATACAGATTTATCCGGAGCAGAAAATTTAGCAATAAAATCTGCTCTTATATTAACAGCAGGAGCAATATTTTATTTTGCTTCAGGAGCTTTTTCCCATTTATTGGGATTTAGGCTTGAAACAAATTTAAGAAAAAGAGGAATTGATGGTTTAGAGAACGCAAGCTTTAGGTTCTTTGATTTAAATCCATCCGGTCAAATAAGAAAGATCATTGATGACAATGCCGCACAAACTCATCAGGTTGTAGCTCACATGATTCCTGATAGCTCTCAGGCAATAATTACACCCGTGCTTGTGCTTGTACTTGGCTTTATAGTAAGTATAAGAGTTGGCATCACTTTACTTGCTCTTACAATAATTGGTTGCTTAATTTTAGGGGCAATGATGGGCGAGCAAAAATTTATGAAGATATACCAGGAAGCTCTATCTAAACTAAGTGCCGAGACCGTTGAATACGTTAGAGGAATGCAAGTTGTAAAAATATTTAGAGCAAATGTAGAGTCATTTAAAAGCTTTTATAAGGCGATAAAAGATTATTCAAAGTATGCTTACGATTATTCACTGTCTTGTAAAAAGCCTTATGTTTTGTATCAATGGTTATTCTTTGGATTAATTGCAATTTTAATTATACCTATAGTTTATTTTATGACTAGCTTAGGCAGCGCCAAGATGATATTACTTGAGCTTATCATGATTTTATTTTTATCAGGAGTTCTCTTTGTTTCATTTATGAGAATGATGTGGTACTCCTTGTACATCTCTCAAGGCAATTATGCAGTAGATACTTTAGAGGCTCTATACAAGGATATGCAAAAAGACAAATTGGAGCACGGCAATCTTAAAAATTTCAAAAACTATAATATAGAGTTTGATAATGTTAGCTTTGCTTATAATGATAAAGCTGTCATTGAAAATTTATCCTTTAAATTAGAAGAAGGGAAGTCCTATGCACTTGTCGGTTCCTCCGGATCAGGCAAATCAACAGTAGCAAAACTTATATCAGGTTTTTACAATGTTAATGAAGGAAGCATAAAGATAGGCGGCATACCAATATCTGAATATTCTGACGAAGCCTTAATTAAAGCTATCTCATTTGTTTTCCAAGATTCGAAACTGTTTAAGAAGAGCATTTATGACAATGTAGCTTTGGCCAATAAAGATGCAACAAGAGATGATGTTATGAAAGCCTTAAAATTAGCAGGATGCGATTTGATATTGGACAAATTCTCGGATAGAGAAAATACAATCATAGGCTCAAAAGGAGTTTATTTATCCGGGGGAGAAAAACAAAGAATTGCAATTGCAAGAGCAATTTTGAAGGATTC is part of the Negativicoccus succinicivorans genome and encodes:
- the secY gene encoding preprotein translocase subunit SecY, translating into MLEKLSNIFQISELRNRLIYTFVMFMVFRAGIHIPVPGVDASVIEHLFSSGSLFGFLDLFAGGALSKFSIFAMSITPYINASIIMQLLTAVVPVFEEWKKDGQDGFKKIQKVTRYGTVVLALIQAFGMAYGLRANQALVDNSYLAVLMITLTLTAGTCFLMWVGEQITEKGVGNGISLIIFAGIVARMPAGIQVIMEYLRTGTINFFQAGLFALIAIVMIVIVVAVTQGARRIPVQYSKRVVGRKMYGGHSSHLPLKVNQAGVIPIIFASSILMLPITLAQFINVPWVKEMANLFTWGTVLNTVLYAILIIFFTYFYTAISVNITDIADNMKKYGGFVPGIRPGKPTADYLDRVLTRITLAGAFFLAFVAVLPNILGNITGIQGVYFGGTALLIVVGVALDTMKQIESMMITRHYEGFMK
- a CDS encoding adenylate kinase translates to MYILLMGPPGAGKGTQAERLIEKYGIPQISTGDMFRAAVKNGTPLGLEAKKHMDNGTLVPDEVTIGIVRERLAQPDARDGFILDGFPRTTAQAVALDAILRELNITLDGIINIAVPNEELVRRTSGRLICRTCGATYHKAFNPPQKAGVCDKDGGELYQRDDDQEAVVKERLAVYGQQTKPLIDYYKNNGHYVEIDGLQDMEDVFKDIVTALEKKDGQ
- the map gene encoding type I methionyl aminopeptidase, which codes for MIILRSAREIERIAAAGKIAAQTLQLLASKAVPGISTWELDQIAEEYIVQQGAIPECKGYYGFPGSVCISVNEGVVHGIPSKRVILKEGDIVSLDLVVTKDGFMGDTAMTVPVGEISPKTQQLLDVTQGALAAGIAAAVVGNHVGDIGHAVSAFVEPYHYGVVKEYVGHGIGTEMHAEPEVPNYGTPHTGDRLEAGMILCIEPMINLGTAQVRTLKDGWTVVTKDRKPSAHFEHTIAITDDGPRILTERS
- a CDS encoding KOW domain-containing RNA-binding protein; its protein translation is MTETRPLSPGTIVEATAGRERGQWFVVLRCHDASYVELADGRKRPVAQPKTKNRRHVRIRVAADSDAAYRRTHPHSPWRDEEIRAAITQAKAALQKGGFDEQGRCH
- the infA gene encoding translation initiation factor IF-1, which encodes MSKEDVIEVEGKVVEALPNAMFKVKLENSHIVLAHVSGKMRMNFIRILPGDRVTLELTPYDLNRGRITYRFK
- the rpmJ gene encoding 50S ribosomal protein L36: MKVRPSVKKVCDKCKIIKRKGRVMVICENPKHKQRQG
- the rpsM gene encoding 30S ribosomal protein S13, which gives rise to MARIAGVDLPRDKRVEIGLTYIYGIGLTLSKKVLEKTGVNPDTRVRDLTEDEVAKLREALDEYKVEGDLRREESLNIKRLVEINSYRGRRHRAGLPVNGQRTKTNARTRKGPKKTIAGKKK
- the rpsK gene encoding 30S ribosomal protein S11 — encoded protein: MAKARTKRKEKKHVESGAAHIRSTFNNTIVTITDTNGNTLSWASAGGLGFRGSRKSTPFAAQMAAEQAAKAAMEQGLREVEVYVKGPGSGREAAIRALQAAGLDVNMIKDVTPIPHNGCRPPKRRRV
- a CDS encoding DNA-directed RNA polymerase subunit alpha, whose product is MIEEKNFDIETVELSADERYGKFVCEPLDRGYGITLGNSLRRVLLSSLDGVAITSIKIDGVLHEFSTIPGVREDVTDIILNLKKVCFKAHSEAEFPLEVRVDIEKEGQFTAGDIVVPSELEILNSDLHIATLDNDAHVVMTLTIDRGHGYVPATKNKREDDAIGVIPIDSIFSPILRANYKVEDTRVGNELDYDKMTLELTTDGSIGAKDAVAKAATILVMYLRHFQNIATDRDLIAVSTNFDNEEETATEPEIDFESIRIEELELSVRAFNCLKRANINTLADLLKKTEDDLTKVRNLGKKSIEEIKERLTEYDGHGLTLKQKDE
- the rplQ gene encoding 50S ribosomal protein L17, producing the protein MAYSKLGRNTAARKALLRNMVTSLLQHERIETTETKAKELRRVADQMITLGKRGDLHARRQALAFIMDEGIVSKLFGEIAEKYADREGGYTRVLKISPRKGDAAPMAIIELV
- a CDS encoding helix-turn-helix domain-containing protein, with amino-acid sequence MTYYDFVKDYMKVDECKNNRKYSSAGHTFCWSKNNSTHAEGLYWFYEGDGFIIDVHDFYIREEVIQNSTYSMSDYVSIYSSYIVSANGEKFSPYQTLTANSLCTLDFDNIRDDFLFLLHENSYYLSVSIGFKRELLEKHLSSINIDPESFYSTLLQTNQIILTKSLEKVAMEILNCKMDAPAADFFLKAKANEWISIVIDTYLNRKKYKIEIDDDKALEDVARFLDDHFTMNVNQETLEKISKMSGTKLKNLFKEKYGQGITEYTQRKRMNMAETLLLNTKLPIKEIAESVGYTSHSKFSIYYKRYKGKLPSEVRNLACEHLNLKCDCCN
- a CDS encoding ABC transporter ATP-binding protein, with amino-acid sequence MKIYKKLFAYVQDKKYLGFFAIIFSVISAVITVYGYYLIYRFLDNLIIHTDLSGAENLAIKSALILTAGAIFYFASGAFSHLLGFRLETNLRKRGIDGLENASFRFFDLNPSGQIRKIIDDNAAQTHQVVAHMIPDSSQAIITPVLVLVLGFIVSIRVGITLLALTIIGCLILGAMMGEQKFMKIYQEALSKLSAETVEYVRGMQVVKIFRANVESFKSFYKAIKDYSKYAYDYSLSCKKPYVLYQWLFFGLIAILIIPIVYFMTSLGSAKMILLELIMILFLSGVLFVSFMRMMWYSLYISQGNYAVDTLEALYKDMQKDKLEHGNLKNFKNYNIEFDNVSFAYNDKAVIENLSFKLEEGKSYALVGSSGSGKSTVAKLISGFYNVNEGSIKIGGIPISEYSDEALIKAISFVFQDSKLFKKSIYDNVALANKDATRDDVMKALKLAGCDLILDKFSDRENTIIGSKGVYLSGGEKQRIAIARAILKDSKIIIMDEASASIDPDNEFELQKAFKNLMKDKTVIMIAHRLSTIKDVDEILVMGNGKIIERGSDKELMSRDTRYKRLQELFNSANEWRVLNEGVL